The Populus alba chromosome 4, ASM523922v2, whole genome shotgun sequence genome contains a region encoding:
- the LOC118055082 gene encoding LRR receptor-like serine/threonine-protein kinase RPK2 — protein sequence MGSSCFPSSVIKWQSFTKLKLFSLFCAFSLSLNCAASFDSDKSVLLQFKNSVSDPSGLLSGWNLINTNHCHWNGVSCDANSRVVSLNITGNGNYRGKDSGNGSVFLCSGDSIELSLYGFGIRRDCKGSKGVLVGKLLPYIAKLSELRVLSLPFNGFQGLIPSEIWCMEKLEVLDLEGNLVSGSLPVSFSGLRNLRVLNFGFNRIEGEIPGSLSYCEGLEILNLAGNRINGTIPGFVGKLKGVYLSLNQLGGSLPEEFGDNCEKLEHLDLSGNFLVGGIPSNLGKCGNLRTLLLYSNLFEEIIPHELGKLGKLEVLDVSRNSLSGSVPPELGNCSALSVLVLSNMFDPYQDFNGTRGDSLLDHSISMNEDFNFFQGDMPADVLTLPKLRMLWAPSAMLEGMLMSNWDPCDSLEMINLSHNFLTGEIPHGINHCNKLWYLDLSFNKLNGELLAEFPVPCMTVFDVSENALSGSIPSFDSSSCPRVPSVNDNPLNAYDPSYAYVSFFAYKAQTGNPAMSLGRSGGITVFHNFGSNNFTGTLQSIPIAPVRSGKQTAYTFLAGDNKLSGPFPGILFEKCHGLNTMIVNVSSNKMSGQIPANMGPMCRSLKLLDASKNQIMGTIPPSVGDLVSLVSLDMSWNLLHGSIPSSLSHIRGLKYLSLAGNGINGSIPSSLGKLQTLEVLDLSSNLLSGEIPNDLVKLRNLTALLLNNNKLSGQIPSGLASMTLLSMFNVSFNNLSGPLPSSNSLMQCSSVLGNPYLHPCRVFSLAVPSPDSQGRVSEAQGYASLSGQTQKRQGGGFTSIEIASIASASAIFSVLLALIFLFIYTRKWSPKSKIMGSARKEVTIFTDIGVTLTFENVVRATGSFNASNCIGNGGFGATYKAEISPGVLVAIKRLAVGRFQGIQQFHAEIKTLGRLHHPNLVTLIGYHASETEMFLIYNYLPGGNLEKFIQERSTRAVDWRILHKIALDIARALAYLHDQCVPRVLHRDVKPSNILLDDDFNAYLSDFGLARLLGTSETHATTGVAGTFGYVAPEYAMTCRVSDKADVYSYGVVLLELLSDKKALDPSFSPYGNGFNIVAWACMLLRQGRAKEFFTGGLWDAGPHDDLVEILHLAVVCTVDTLSTRPTMKQVVRRLKQLQPPSC from the coding sequence ATGGGTTCCTCTTGTTTTCCTTCTTCAGTTATCAAGTGGCAATCTTTCACAAAACTGaaacttttctctctcttctgcGCCTTCTCGCTGTCACTAAACTGTGCCGCTTCTTTTGATTCCGACAAATCTGTGCTGTTACAGTTCAAGAACTCAGTCTCTGACCCTTCAGGGCTTCTCTCTGGCTGGAATCTGATCAACACCAACCATTGCCACTGGAACGGCGTCTCGTGTGATGCTAATTCGCGCGTTGTTTCGCTTAATATCACTGGAAATGGGAACTATAGAGGTAAGGACAGTGGAAATGGaagtgtttttttgtgttcTGGTGATTCTATTGAGCTTTCACTGTATGGGTTTGGGATTAGGAGAGATTGTAAGGGTAGTAAGGGGGTTTTAGTGGGAAAGTTGTTGCCTTATATTGCCAAGTTAAGTGAACTTAGGGTTTTATCATTGCCCTTTAATGGCTTTCAGGGTTTGATACCTAGTGAAATATGGTGCATGGAGAAGTTAGAGGTTCTTGATCTTGAGGGTAATTTGGTGTCTGGGTCTTTGCCGGTTTCATTTTCCGGGTTAAGGAACTTGAgggttttgaattttgggtTTAACAGGATAGAAGGAGAGATACCGGGTTCACTTTCTTACTGTGAAGGTTTGGAGATCTTGAATTTAGCTGGAAATCGTATCAATGGGACAATTCCGGGGTTTGTTGGCAAGTTAAAGGGTGTGTATCTGTCATTGAATCAGCTTGGTGGTTCTCTGCCTGAGGAGTTTGGTGATAATTGTGAGAAACTTGAGCATTTGGATTTGTCTGGGAATTTTTTGGTTGGAGGGATTCCTAGTAATTTAGGGAAATGTGGGAATCTGAGGACACTATTGTTGTATTCAAATCTGTTTGAAGAAATTATTCCACATGAACTCGGTAAGCTTGGGAAGCTAGAAGTGTTGGATGTGTCAAGGAATAGTCTTAGTGGGTCAGTGCCACCTGAGCTTGGAAATTGCTCTGCATTGTCTGTGCTTGTGCTTTCGAATATGTTTGATCCATATCAGGATTTTAATGGTACGAGAGGGGACAGTTTGTTGGATCATTCAATTTCTATGAATGAAGATTTCAACTTTTTTCAAGGGGATATGCCTGCAGATGTTCTGACTCTTCCAAAACTGAGGATGTTGTGGGCACCAAGTGCAATGCTTGAGGGCATGTTGATGAGCAACTGGGATCCCTGTGATAGCTTGGAAATGATCAATTTGTCTCATAACTTCCTCACAGGAGAAATCCCTCATGGGATTAATCACTGCAATAAGCTGTGGTATCTGGATTTGAGCTTCAATAAGCTTAATGGGGAACTTCTTGCGGAGTTTCCAGTTCCTTGCATGACTGTTTTTGATGTTAGTGAAAATGCACTGTCAGGTTCCATCCCCAGTTTTGATAGCAGCAGTTGCCCGCGTGTTCCTTCTGTGAATGATAATCCCTTGAATGCTTATGATCCATCATATGCCTATGTATCATTTTTTGCATATAAAGCTCAGACTGGAAATCCTGCTATGTCACTTGGAAGAAGTGGTGGAATCACAGTTTTTCATAACTTTGGGAGCAATAACTTTACTGGTACTCTCCAGTCCATTCCTATAGCACCTGTAAGATCAGGAAAGCAAACTGCTTACACATTTTTGGCTGGAGATAACAAGCTCAGCGGGCCATTCCCAGGTATTCTGTTTGAGAAATGTCATGGATTGAACACGATGATTGTTAATGTTAGTAGCAATAAAATGTCTGGTCAGATTCCAGCAAATATGGGTCCAATGTGTAGATCTCTCAAGCTTCTGGATGCATCTAAGAATCAGATTATGGGGACCATTCCCCCAAGTGTTGGTGATTTGGTTTCTCTCGTTTCTCTTGACATGAGTTGGAACCTTTTGCATGGCTCGATACCATCTAGTTTGAGCCATATAAGGGGTTTGAAGTACCTGTCTTTGGCTGGTAATGGAATAAATGGCTCCATTCCTTCTAGCTTAGGGAAGCTGCAAACTTTAGAGGTTCTGGATCTCTCTTCGAACTTGCTTTCAGGAGAGATACCAAATGATCTTGTGAAGTTGAGAAACCTGACTGCTCTTCTTCTCAATAACAATAAACTCTCTGGGCAGATACCCTCTGGTTTAGCAAGTATGACTTTGCTCTCAATGTTTAATGTCTCCTTCAATAACTTGTCTGGGCCACTGCCATCAAGTAACAGTTTGATGCAATGTAGCAGTGTTCTTGGAAACCCATATCTACACCCTTGCCGTGTTTTCTCTCTAGCAGTGCCATCGCCGGATTCTCAAGGAAGGGTTTCTGAGGCACAAGGCTATGCTTCTCTCTCAGGTCAAACCCAGAAGAGGCAGGGTGGTGGCTTCACTTCAATTGAGATAGCATCAATAGCTTCTGCATCAGCCATTTTTTCAGTTCTCCTAGCTCTGATTTTCCTATTCATCTACACCAGAAAGTGGAGTCCAAAGTCCAAAATAATGGGATCTGCCAGAAAGGAAGTAACAATCTTCACAGACATTGGGGTTACCCTGACATTTGAGAATGTGGTGCGGGCCACCGGGAGTTTCAATGCGAGCAATTGCATTGGCAATGGAGGTTTTGGGGCCACTTACAAGGCAGAGATCTCTCCAGGAGTTCTGGTGGCAATTAAAAGGCTTGCAGTTGGACGGTTCCAGGGCATTCAACAGTTTCATGCAGAGATCAAAACCCTTGGAAGGCTCCACCATCCAAATCTTGTCACTTTGATTGGTTATCATGCAAGTGAAACAGAAATGTttctcatatataattatttgccAGGTGGTAATTTGGAGAAGTTTATTCAGGAGAGGTCCACAAGAGCAGTGGATTGGAGGATACTTCACAAGATTGCTCTGGACATAGCTCGTGCACTTGCCTACCTGCATGATCAGTGTGTACCACGTGTACTCCATCGGGATGTTAAGCCCAGCAACATTCTTTTAGATGATGATTTCAATGCCTATTTATCCGACTTTGGTTTGGCCAGGCTCTTGGGAACTTCGGAAACCCATGCTACTACAGGAGTGGCTGGAACTTTTGGGTATGTTGCCCCAGAGTATGCAATGACTTGCCGTGTATCAGATAAGGCTGATGTTTATAGTTACGGGGTTGTGCTTCTTGAGTTGCTTTCAGACAAGAAAGCTCTGGATCCTTCATTTTCCCCGTATGGAAACGGTTTTAACATTGTTGCTTGGGCATGCATGCTCCTTCGGCAGGGCAGAGCTAAGGAGTTCTTCACAGGAGGGTTATGGGATGCGGGGCCACATGATGATTTGGTGGAAATCTTACACCTGGCAGTTGTGTGTACGGTGGACACACTATCGACCAGGCCCACGATGAAGCAGGTTGTACGACGGTTGAAACAACTGCAACCGCCATCATGCTAG